Below is a window of Tolypothrix bouteillei VB521301 DNA.
TAATAATGAAGGTACCTCTGTCTGTCATCAAAGGCAAATCTCCGATAAAGACTTCTTGCTCTTTGATTTCTCCGGTTTCTTTGTTAATCAAACGGGTTGGTACATACATTTGTACTGCGTAGGTACTATCCCGCCGTTTTGCTTCTTCAACACTGTACTTGGGCTCTTTGAGCTTGTAGTTATGACCTAAAAAGTGCAGCTCTAGTTTGCCTGTATAGTCTGTAATAGGACTAAAAGAGTTGAGTTCTTCTATCAACCCTTCTTCTAGAAACCAGCGAAAACTAGCTCGCTGAATTTCTATCAAGTCGGGTAGCATAAAGGCGGGTTCCATCATTGATTCGTTAGTCATGCCTCTACCTTTGTCAACTAATTTTTACTTCAATTACGTGTGTGGGAACTTCTCCTCATACCACCTGCAACTCTTGTAGATGCGGGCAAATGGAGCAATTAGAGCCGGAAAGTCACAGTTTGGCAGGAGCGTATTTGCCCCTTTTGGGGAAAAGCTGCCAAATCAACGCCTGTGCTTATCTTCATTTCGACAAGATGAATAGTGTAAATTTTTTTAAGCTGTTTGGCTTTTCTCACTTCCCCCTCCAAAAAGCGCGTCTTTTTACTAAAGCCAAGTTTTTACGCTCCGGGTTTTTCCGAAACAGAATATCTTCAACAACAATGGGACAATGGCATTTAGTGCTCAGTAGATAAGAATCTACTGAGCCCGATTGCTATTGGTATAGCGTTGTTTTGGCGGGTGTCGAGCCCTGGGCAATTTTCATTTAACAATAGGTATTTCTATAGCCGCTTATTCAGAAAAAAGATAGGTTAGCCTTATCAGAAAGGGTTTGTCATTGAATCGGAGCATCCGCTTGTAGAGATATGAAGGATGGTAAGTGTGAATAATGAAGCAACTTGTGTAATTGTAATTGATTTGTTGCTTCTTTAATCATTATGACGCACGCAAAGTGATTTTGGAGGAATTAATATTAACACATTTTTTGCCCTCCGCTACTTTTGGCGTTGCCATTCTTCGTTGCGTTGTTCAAAGCCAAGGTAACCTTTATAGTGTTAAGCCAAACAATTCACAGGCATTGCGGGTGGTTAGAGAGGCGATCTCTGAAAGTGTTTCCCCTCGTAATTTGGCGACTTGCTCCGCTACATACCGGACGTAAGCAGGCTCGTTGCGCCTTTCGCCCCGTTTGGGAACGGGAGCAAGGAAGGGACAATCTGTTTCCACTAGCAGGCGATCGCTCCTCACCATTGCGGCAGATTCCTGTATCTGTTTCGCGTTTTTGAAGGTAACCGTTCCACTAAAGCTAATGTAGAAACCCAAATCAAGAAACCATTGCGTTTCTTCTGGGTTTCCACCCCAACAGTGCATGACTCCCCGAACACTATCTCCTTTAATGTTTTTCCATTTTTGCAGCACCTGTTTGAGTTCGGACGCTGCATCCCGACAGTGGACAATCACCGGCAATTTGAGTTCCGTTGCAATTTCCAACTGAGTCTCAAAAGCTATCAACTGTTGCTCGTAGTTCGTTGCCTTGTAAAAATCCAGCCCGGTTTCCCCAATCGCTACCACTTTGGAATCAGAACGAGCCCATGAGAAAATCTCAACGGATGTTTTCTCATTCCACTGTTCTGCATCTAGAGGATGCAATCCCACAGCATAACTGACCTCGGGAAAGCGATGAGCTATGGCTTGGATACCGGAGAACTCCGATGGCTCTACACACGAATGTATCAGATGTACTACACCAGCTGCTTGCCATCGTTCGCGCACTGCTTCTATATCGGACTGAAAAACGTCAAAGTTAATGTGAACGTGGGTGTCAATCAGCTGCATTGTTTGTCCTTTGTCATTTGTTCGATGTACGAGCGTCATTTGTACGAGTGTCATTTGTAAAGACTAATGACCTTTTGACCAATGACTCATGACTTCTTGACTTATGACCTCTTGACTACTGTACAGCTGCTGCGGGTTGTGAGTTAGCTTTCAGCCTTTGCGCTAGTTTGGATTTTTTTCTCGCTCCATTGTTAGGATGGAGAACACCACGCTTTACAGCTTTGTCTATTTTGCTGTAGGCTTCCGACATATGCTTGAGAACTTCTTGCTTCTGTTCCGCCGTCGGATTAGCTGCATAGGTGTCAACAGCAGCAAAATATTTTTTCATCAGCGTCTTCACTGCTGATTTATAAGATTTATTACGCAGTCGGTTGCGTTCTGCGATTTTGGCACGCTTGAGAGCAGACTTTGTATTCGCCACAGTCAGTTCCAGAAAGAATATCTAAATATTTACACACACTACTAGGCTTACTAATATAGCATCTCCATTGCCAATATTGAGAACTAAATGAAAAATTTTTTAAAAAAACTTTTCATTTAACCTCCTCGGTTCTTGTAGGCTCTCAATCCCTGCCATTTTTGGGAGAGTTGTGGCTCTACTAGAAATTCCAATCGGAGAGCTAAATTTTGTAAGCCATCAACATTATGGCAAAGAGTCGCGCTAGAGCAAAATACTGACTCTAACTTTGGCAAACACATTTGGAAGTAGGAACGGTAGTGCCCCGCTACTGAGCGGACATCTATATTATAACAACATATAAATAAGCAGTGCTTTAGTACTACTACAAATTGGTCGGAAAACCGTAAGCTTTATAGCTGTTGAGA
It encodes the following:
- a CDS encoding TatD family hydrolase codes for the protein MQLIDTHVHINFDVFQSDIEAVRERWQAAGVVHLIHSCVEPSEFSGIQAIAHRFPEVSYAVGLHPLDAEQWNEKTSVEIFSWARSDSKVVAIGETGLDFYKATNYEQQLIAFETQLEIATELKLPVIVHCRDAASELKQVLQKWKNIKGDSVRGVMHCWGGNPEETQWFLDLGFYISFSGTVTFKNAKQIQESAAMVRSDRLLVETDCPFLAPVPKRGERRNEPAYVRYVAEQVAKLRGETLSEIASLTTRNACELFGLTL
- the rpsT gene encoding 30S ribosomal protein S20; this translates as MANTKSALKRAKIAERNRLRNKSYKSAVKTLMKKYFAAVDTYAANPTAEQKQEVLKHMSEAYSKIDKAVKRGVLHPNNGARKKSKLAQRLKANSQPAAAVQ